TAGGCGGTGGACGCCGGCCGCGTGCCCTTCTCGACGTAAGGTGCGTAGCTCCGTTCGATGCGGATGCCCTGATCCAGTCCCTGCTGGAACAGCCGGTCGACGGCGTAGCGGAGCCGCGCGGAGTAGAACAAGGTTCCCGTGCCGGTGCGCGTGAACGTCAGCGGCTGCTCGGCGCCCGCGGGTGCGCCGGCGAGCAGCCTGGCCATCGGTATCTCCGTCGCACGGGATTCGGCCGACCGTCCCTGGAACTGCGCCGTGGCCAGCGCAGCGGATCCGAGCCGCACGGCCGCAGTGAAGTCGGGCGCCGCCGCCTCGAAGCGGCGGTAGTAGGCGACGAGCGCCTCGAGCGCGATGGCGTTCTCCTGCGTGTTGCCCCAGCGCCCGTCCTTGCGCGCGCGCAGCAGCCAGTTCACCAGCCCCCGGTACGGCGCGTCCGGCACATCGGCCCCCACCAGCGAGCGCAGCGCGATCGCCGTCGAGCGCACGTTCGAGTTCCAGAACCAGAGCAGATATGGATCGTTCAGCTCCTCGACGTGTGCGGTGGCAGCCTCCGGCAGGATCGCGTTGCCGATGCGGCGCCGCAGATCCGCGGAGCGGAGGCCCGTCCCTTCGCCGGCCGCGACGAGCGCGTCGTTCAGGTAGGCGAGCGCGAACACCGGCATCCGCTCCCGGTAGCCGTAAAGGCGCGTGAGGTTGGCATCCTGGTTTCGGCCGCCTTCGACCAGCACCTTCACCGCGAACGTCTGCCACGCGGTGTAGGAGGGCCACCAGCTCTCGTTGACCGGCGGCTTCTGCGCCAGCTCTCCCTCGAGGTAGGCGTACGCCCGCTCGCGCACGCGCGCGTCCACGGTGTACTTGAGATCGCCGGCCACTTTGAACACGTGCAGCAGATACGCGGTGAGGTACGGCGACGTGCTCCAGCACGCGCCCGGCCAGTAGGCGAATCCGCCGTTGTCGCACTGGAACCGCTCCAGCTCGCGAAGCGCCGACTGCACGGTCGGCCGCAGCTGCGCGGCGTCGATGCCCGGCAGCTTGAACGCGCCGCCGAGATCCGCCGAGAGCAGCAGCGCGAGCGTCCGGGAGCCGCGCTGCTCGGCGCATCCATAGGGATACTCGACCAGGTAGCGCGCCCCTTCGCCGAGGCCGACGAGCGCGGTGGACGCGAGATCGATCTGCAGGCCGCCGAACGTCGGCACGATGCCGGCGGGAGGCCGCAGCACCTCGGACGCGGTCGGCGACGCCTCACCCGCTTCGCCGATGGCCGACACCGTTTCCGGCGAGACGAGGATCTCGACCGGGATCACGTCCTGAAACGCGTCGGTCTCGCCATTCAGCCGGACGGTCATCCGCACGCGCGCGCGGCCGATGGCGCGGCCCGCCGCCTCGAAGCGCGCCTCGACCGAGCCTCCCGCCGGCACCTCGATGGTCTGCGGACCGGCGGCCGCGAACTGCAGCACCTGCGGATCGAGGCTCTCGACGGTGACCGTGGCCGGGCCGGCAGCCGTCAGCTGGCTCGTCACGACGGCGCCGAACGAGGCCTTGTCGCCGACCGCGAGGAATCGCGGAAAGGCGGCCTTCAACGTGACCGGCTTGTTGATGCGAATCTCGCTGTCGCCGAACCCGAAGCGCGAACCGCGGTCCCCCGCCACGGCCATGATGCGGTAGGTGGTGAGCGATTCCGGCAGCTTGACCTCCACGCTGGCGCGCCCGCTCGCATTCGTGGTGATCGACCCGACCCAGAACGCGAGCACGCGGAAATCCTGGCGCGCATCGGCAGCGAGCGCGTCGCCGCCGCCACCCCCGTCCGTATCCCCTTTGGGCGTGATGACGCGGCGCGAAATGATCTTCTGGCGCCCGTCTTCGGTGAGCACCTGCAGGGCCTTGTGCACGTAGACCGACCCGAGCACGTCGGGCGTGCGATAGGCGGTCAGCGACAGAACGCCGTAGTCCACCGCCCAGAGCGTCACTTCGCTCGCCGTGCCGCGTCCGTCGCGATCCTTCACGTCGATGGTGACGGTCGCATTGTTCGCCGGGCGGAACTCGGTGCGGTTCGCCGCCACCGCGACGGTGAGCCGCTTGCTCGTGTCTTCGACCGCGAGCTGCACGTACCCCAGCTTGAATGCCGGCTTGCCCGGATCGGACGGATCGTCGATCTTCGCGTCCGACGCACGCTCCGCCTGCGTCGCCGCCGCGCCGCCGGCGGGGACGCTGCGGCCCTTCACGAGGAGGACCGAGACATACACGTTCGGAATGTCCCCCTCTCCGATCGGCACGTCGATCGACTCCTGCGTCGACGTCAGGGTGAACTGCCGGTGCGAGCGCACCCCCTCGCGCTCGGTCGTCACCAGCGCGCTCGCCCGTTCCCACGGCGACTGGATCATGATCCGCGCGGTGTCTCCCGGCCTGTAGCGGCTGCGATCGGCGACGAGATCGATGCGATTGTGATCGTAGCGCTGCCACGCCGTGTAGCCGCGGCCGAGCGAATAGAACGCCTCGCGCGTCACCGCGTGACGGCCGTCGGTGTCGCCGGCGCGCGCCTCGAGCACGAAGTAGCCGCCACCGGGAAGCTCGACGCGCAGCGGGACGGGGTCGGCCGCGGAGGTCATCGTCCACGAACCTGCGGGAAGCTCGACGCGCTGCGTCTCCCAGCCGTAGAAGCCGCTCCCTTCGGCGCGCCGCACGCTCTGCCACTGAATCTGCGTCAGCTTCACCGCGATCGGCACGCCCGCGACGGGCTTGCCATCCAGCCCCACGGCAACGAGCTGGGTCTCGAGTCCGTTCCGCTGTTCGTTGAACAGCGGGATCTTGCGGATGCCGATGTACCACGGCGCCGGATGCACCACCAGGCTGGCGCGGTTGGCGATGTGCTGGCGCGAGACGTCTTCGACGTCTCCCTCGAGCGTGTAGCTGTATGGCACGCCAGCCTTGAGATCGGTCTGCAGCGTCAGCGCGAGCTGCCCGTTGCCGGCGAGCGTCCCGGTGTCCGAGGCCGTCTCCGCACGGCCGCGCGGAATCTCCGAGGCGCTCCACCCCACGAACGTCCACCGCTCGCTCGGAAACGCCTCCTCGATGGTCGACGGGGCCGAGAACACCGGCGCGCGCGTGAACCGCCACAGCGTGGGCCGGTTCATCATCGGCGCGCCGAACAGGTACCGCGCGGCGACGACGGCGTTCAACGGATCGCCGGCGATGCGCGACTGGCCGGCGAGGGTGACGTCGACGCGGAAGTCGGGCCGGCGGTATGCGGCGACGAGGAAGCCGCCGGAGACCGTCTGCTTCCACTCCCGGTGATCGAACTCCCCTTCTTCGGACGGCGGCTGCGCCGGGTCCTTCTTGACGCGATCGCGATCGAGAATCGCCCGCACCGAGTAGCTGCCGAGCGACCCGTCCGCCGGCACCGTCATCGTCCATTCCGCCGTGCTCCAGCCGGTCAAAGGGACCGTCCGTTCGTCGATCACCTTGTCGCGCGCGTCGCGCACCGCGACGAACACGGCCGTGCCCTCGGGCAGCAGGCGGATGCCGCCCGGCGCGTTGCTCCGCAGGATGGCCTTGAAGTGCACCTCTTCGCCCGGCTTGTAGACGCCGCGATCGGTGAAGACGGTGCCGCGCAGGAGCGGGTCCGCTTCGTCCAGATCGAAGGGGGATCCGAACTCCCAGGGCAGGATCCCGTCGTGCCAGTCGCTCGCCGTGTAGGCGACGTCGCCATCCTTCTCCGCCGTCACCACGAAGGCGAGCTGCGACCAGTCGCGCGGGTTGCGCAGCCGCGTCTGCGGGGCGAGCGCCGTGCCGTCCGCCCCGGTGGTACCGGTCCACGCCACCTGTCCGCCGGTCGTCACGATCGACACCCGCGCGCCGGGCACCGGCGCCGCATCGTTCAGGCGCGTCACCCAGATCAAGGTGTTCTGCGGGCTGTCCTTGACGCTGATCCCCAGGTTGGTGACCTGCACCAGGCTGGCGCGCACCAGCGGCCGGTTGTCGCGGGTCCGCGCCGCGCGCGCGCGATCGATC
This genomic window from Vicinamibacterales bacterium contains:
- a CDS encoding MG2 domain-containing protein, translated to MAPFVFSLFFLLPSFVVLLPWSAAAQARAPLRVVSAGPTGEAASIEEASEIRVVFSEPMAALGQVPLTLRPPFFRISPAVAGTFRWSGATVLIFTPARRLPLATRYDVTIAATAAALSGRTLAAPYRFSFTTPTARLLRTEWYRPGGRYDAAPLFVLRFNQPVKPADVLPHVRASFQSHLFTPPVIAAPAQTRLRTIDPGAMDAFTAKVQRARDAANATSLVPLEIAADWDKRRFKPSADMVVLRAAAEVPPESWVRLEVDGRVPSAAGLAVSGRPQNYTVQVEPAFFVYRVYCQSACDPDNANPVEFRGPVKAAAFAAALGATDVTDPRRERALTKARPRQRESWELDESSELSLEDAGFPAQPPASTLLLTLPADLKSSDGQTLGYTWAGLVETWHQRAFTSFGDGHGVWEHGGGPQLPFYARNFQNVLQWAARIEPSQLMPTLMDLQSSSFRVTPPAPGTPRRLSVTPDRIQSHGLDLSRVLSPSGHGLVWTAVQEGTPIDRARAARTRDNRPLVRASLVQVTNLGISVKDSPQNTLIWVTRLNDAAPVPGARVSIVTTGGQVAWTGTTGADGTALAPQTRLRNPRDWSQLAFVVTAEKDGDVAYTASDWHDGILPWEFGSPFDLDEADPLLRGTVFTDRGVYKPGEEVHFKAILRSNAPGGIRLLPEGTAVFVAVRDARDKVIDERTVPLTGWSTAEWTMTVPADGSLGSYSVRAILDRDRVKKDPAQPPSEEGEFDHREWKQTVSGGFLVAAYRRPDFRVDVTLAGQSRIAGDPLNAVVAARYLFGAPMMNRPTLWRFTRAPVFSAPSTIEEAFPSERWTFVGWSASEIPRGRAETASDTGTLAGNGQLALTLQTDLKAGVPYSYTLEGDVEDVSRQHIANRASLVVHPAPWYIGIRKIPLFNEQRNGLETQLVAVGLDGKPVAGVPIAVKLTQIQWQSVRRAEGSGFYGWETQRVELPAGSWTMTSAADPVPLRVELPGGGYFVLEARAGDTDGRHAVTREAFYSLGRGYTAWQRYDHNRIDLVADRSRYRPGDTARIMIQSPWERASALVTTEREGVRSHRQFTLTSTQESIDVPIGEGDIPNVYVSVLLVKGRSVPAGGAAATQAERASDAKIDDPSDPGKPAFKLGYVQLAVEDTSKRLTVAVAANRTEFRPANNATVTIDVKDRDGRGTASEVTLWAVDYGVLSLTAYRTPDVLGSVYVHKALQVLTEDGRQKIISRRVITPKGDTDGGGGGDALAADARQDFRVLAFWVGSITTNASGRASVEVKLPESLTTYRIMAVAGDRGSRFGFGDSEIRINKPVTLKAAFPRFLAVGDKASFGAVVTSQLTAAGPATVTVESLDPQVLQFAAAGPQTIEVPAGGSVEARFEAAGRAIGRARVRMTVRLNGETDAFQDVIPVEILVSPETVSAIGEAGEASPTASEVLRPPAGIVPTFGGLQIDLASTALVGLGEGARYLVEYPYGCAEQRGSRTLALLLSADLGGAFKLPGIDAAQLRPTVQSALRELERFQCDNGGFAYWPGACWSTSPYLTAYLLHVFKVAGDLKYTVDARVRERAYAYLEGELAQKPPVNESWWPSYTAWQTFAVKVLVEGGRNQDANLTRLYGYRERMPVFALAYLNDALVAAGEGTGLRSADLRRRIGNAILPEAATAHVEELNDPYLLWFWNSNVRSTAIALRSLVGADVPDAPYRGLVNWLLRARKDGRWGNTQENAIALEALVAYYRRFEAAAPDFTAAVRLGSAALATAQFQGRSAESRATEIPMARLLAGAPAGAEQPLTFTRTGTGTLFYSARLRYAVDRLFQQGLDQGIRIERSYAPYVEKGTRPASTAYQAGDLVRITLTLNLTKERRFVAVTDPLPAGFEPVESWFATSAQSLAQAQNEAAQPGDWTAWWQRGGFDHVERFDDRVRLFATRLSEGRHVFSYIARATTAGTFRTAPSHAEEMYEPEVFGRTATTVIEVKK